Proteins found in one Drosophila innubila isolate TH190305 chromosome X, UK_Dinn_1.0, whole genome shotgun sequence genomic segment:
- the LOC117793483 gene encoding sepiapterin reductase, with the protein MAAKRMDLRVRTFLVLSGSSNPLGQTLAQELCCRLAAGSVALILDDKQENLKLLEQMLNEQLKPGSVQIFTGVLDENHSNGNQLMEQILRKSSGYGFQRTIIVHNEGDAATHVLMEPQTAQSWTEYVQRQLYAPVSLNQLWLNSKALAGVEKLVINVTSSLQVRPLVYSTLLCSCKRARDMYFRSMASEEKRSDVHVLSYAPGLLKTHEIQCDVNGNIVDPEELIGLSQGQKLPRVQPLQSTLKLINILEETSFVSGHDVDYYDTFVL; encoded by the coding sequence ATGGCAGCCAAAAGAATGGACTTAAGGGTGCGAACGTTTTTGGTGTTAAGCGGCAGCTCCAATCCGCTTGGCCAGACGCTTGCCCAGGAGCTGTGTTGCCGCTTGGCAGCTGGATCTGTGGCCCTCATACTGGACGACAAGCAAgagaatttgaaattgttggaGCAAATGTTGAACGAACAATTGAAACCAGGTTcagtgcaaatatttactGGAGTTTTGGATGAAAACCATAGCAATGGTAATCAGCTGATGGAACAGATCTTGCGTAAGAGCTCTGGTTATGGCTTCCAGCGCACCATCATCGTGCACAATGAAGGCGATGCTGCCACCCATGTTTTAATGGAGCCACAGACGGCGCAGTCCTGGACCGAGTATGTGCAGCGTCAGTTGTACGCGCCGGTGTCACTTAACCAGCTCTGGTTGAACTCCAAGGCGTTGGCTGGCGTCGAAAAGCTGGTGATCAATGTGACCTCGTCGTTGCAGGTGCGTCCACTGGTGTACAGCACATTGTTGTGCTCGTGCAAGCGAGCTCGCGACATGTACTTTCGTTCAATGGCCTCGGAGGAGAAACGCTCGGATGTTCACGTGCTCAGCTATGCGCCTGGACTTTTGAAGACGCACGAAATCCAGTGCGATGTTAACGGCAATATTGTGGATCCCGAGGAACTGATCGGATTGTCCCAAGGGCAGAAATTGCCACGCGTTCAACCGCTACAGTCAACACTTAAGTTGATCAACATTCTGGAGGAGACTTCCTTTGTGTCCGGTCACGATGTGGACTACTATGACACATTCGTCTTATGA
- the LOC117793452 gene encoding sepiapterin reductase — protein sequence MDLNQSTYLLVTGASRGIGQEMAHQLAGQVKEAGSVLVLLGRSEPQLEQTKAVILADRPKLTVHTYSLELATSKSEDFARILDETLSGIDSNEFERAIVVHNAGTLGDTSKHAHELGDIEILEQYYHVNLFSALALNREFMRVFANQRKLVVNLSTLAALEPFSSMAYYCTVKAAREMYFRVLALEESSEKTLVINYAPGVIDTQMTLQVQSESHDPALAAAFREQRESKSMLTPQQTVLKFIQVLQAQKFNSGDHVDYRD from the coding sequence ATGGATCTGAATCAAAGCACTTATTTACTGGTGACGGGTGCTTCTCGTGGCATTGGCCAGGAGATGGCTCACCAGCTTGCGGGCCAAGTTAAGGAGGCGGGCTcggtgctggtgctgctggGACGCAGTGAGCCGCAGCTGGAGCAGACCAAAGCTGTCATTTTGGCAGATCGTCCCAAGCTGACAGTGCACACATACTCACTGGAACTGGCCACATCCAAGTCCGAAGACTTTGCCCGCATTCTGGATGAAACTCTCTCCGGGATAGACAGTAATGAGTTTGAGCGGGCCATTGTTGTCCACAATGCTGGCACTTTGGGCGACACCTCCAAGCATGCCCATGAATTGGGCGATATCGAGATTCTGGAACAGTATTATCATGTTAATCTGTTCTCGGCGCTGGCACTTAATCGTGAGTTCATGCGTGTGTTTGCCAATCAGAGGAAATTGGTGGTGAATCTCAGCACATTGGCCGCTCTGGAGCCATTCTCATCGATGGCCTACTATTGCACGGTTAAGGCGGCCAGAGAGATGTACTTTCGCGTCCTGGCACTGGAGGAGTCGTCGGAGAAAACGCTTGTGATTAATTATGCACCTGGTGTCATTGACACACAGATGACGCTTCAGGTGCAGAGTGAATCCCATGATCCTGCATTGGCGGCTGCATTCCGGGAACAACGCGAATCGAAGTCTATGCTTACACCACAACAGACGGTGCTTAAGTTCATACAAGTTTTACAGGctcaaaaattcaattcaggCGATCATGTGGACTACAGAGATTAG
- the LOC117793451 gene encoding splicing factor ESS-2 homolog encodes MAETPSTPSTPGSRAVEMVKAQNTALAEFKRPLANASERRKAKPKILTEERYIEEMSKIIQRDFFPDLERLRAQNDYLDAETRRDFLQMAEIRARYSFGRYSSTGSRNGNNGRNNAMSPATFETPLSTANAGATPQIHTDTPLSGISKHSSRSSVAEGGCQDGIARKMSLDSFLQHYTSEDNQSFQEIIETAEAKLRQKYAVLYNHEQLSAEQLQRALILPSIEQQFEEPDPLRKIETWKYTNMNSVMYVPDGVELTEQERVQLAERKQSIQHNATRLSTIPQSESQANSAAVNPTGEGAEITAVTPRIRGFDLLRSPSPRPGEAFSPIMTWGEIDGTPFRLDGGDTPLRNTTGPSFRINENSRRENIAIALAEKVSEKMRNQKQQALNTARRNIGSPFVRSNMERLASMSPAARRLASGKLGLRHHTPLLTPSPVGKVKITPKMVRPNPLINGKQTPVKSTSCNATPIDTGSTLTDDLLKIPTKRRSAADFF; translated from the exons ATGGCTGAAACACCAAGTACGCCCAGCACACCTGGCAGCCGAGCCGTCGAAATGGTCAAGGCACAAAATACGGCGCTAGCAGAATTCAAGCGTCCACTGGCCAACGCGAGCGAACGTCGCAAAGCGAAACCCAAAATCCTAACCGAAGAGCGCTACATTGAGGAAATGTCGAAAATAATACAACGCGACTTCTTTCCGGATCTGGAGCGACTCCGCGCACAAAATGATTACCTGGACGCCGAGACGCGGCGAGATTTTCTGCAAATGGCAGAGATACGTGCACGCTATAGTTTTGGGCGTTACTCCAGTACTGGGAGCAGGAATGGCAACAACGGACGCAACAATG CCATGTCACCAGCCACATTTGAAACACCACTGAGCACAGCAAATGCAGGTGCTACTCCACAGATACACACGGACACGCCGCTCTCCGGGATTAGCAAgcacagcagccgcagcagcgtCGCTGAAGGTGGTTGCCAGGATGGCATTGCGCGCAAAATGTCCTTGGATTCCTTTCTGCAGCACTACACTAGCGAGGACAACCAGAGTTTCCAGGAGATTATTGAGACGGCCGAGGCGAAGCTGCGACAGAAATACGCCGTACTGTACAATCATGAACAGCTGTCCGCGGAACAGCTGCAGCGGGCATTGATACTGCCCAGTATTGAGCAACAATTTGAGGAGCCCGATCCGTTGCGCAAGATTGAGACATGGAAGTACACCAATATGAACTCCGTTATGTATGTGCCAGATGGTGTGGAACTGACCGAGCAGGAACGTGTTCAACTGGCTGAACGAAAGCAGAGCATTCAACATAATGCCACCAGATTGTCCACAATTCCCCAATCCGAAAGTCAAGCCAACTCAGCAGCTGTCAATCCAACGGGTGAAGGTGCAGAGATTACTGCAGTAACGCCACGTATACGTGGCTTTGATCTGCTGCGATCACCGTCTCCACGGCCGGGCGAAGCTTTCTCGCCCATAATGACCTGGGGCGAAATTGATGGTACACCCTTTCGCCTGGATGGTGGTGATACTCCGCTGCGCAATACAACCGGTCCCTCATTTCGCATCAATGAGAACTCACGCCGGGAGAACATTGCAATTGCCCTGGCGGAAAAGGTTAGCGAAAAGATGCGCAACCAGAAACAACAAGCACTCAATACAGCACGTCGCAACATTGGCTCACCCTTTGTGCGCTCCAATATGGAACGGTTGGCCAGCATGTCACCAGCTGCTCGCCGTCTAGCCTCAGGAAAACTGGGCTTACGTCACCACACACCACTGTTAACGCCTTCGCCGGTGGGCAAAGTCAAGATCACCCCTAAAATGGTGCGCCCGAATCCTCTTATCAATGGCAAACAGACTCCAGTCAAGAGCACCAGCTGCAACGCTACGCCCATTGATACGGGATCCACGCTGACTGATGACCTCCTCAAAATTCCCACAAAACGACGAAGCGCAGCAGACTTCttttaa